A window from Citrus sinensis cultivar Valencia sweet orange chromosome 3, DVS_A1.0, whole genome shotgun sequence encodes these proteins:
- the LOC102629390 gene encoding endoplasmic reticulum oxidoreductin-1 isoform X2: MAKDKKRNGQISKEKKKKGLGRGLWSVWAVIVVLFATAAVMTRTGSKIALFANNQTSCHCSSSSQDSVKYTGMVEDCCCDYETVDSVNGEVLHPLLQQLVTTPFFRYFKAKLWCDCPFWPDDGMCRLRDCSVCECPENEFPEPFKKPFHILPSDDLMCQEGKPEATVDRTLDKRAFRGWIETDNPWTNDDETDNGEMTYVNLLLNPERYTGYTGPSARRIWDAVYTENCPKYSSGEICQEKKVLYKLISGLHSSISIHIAADYLLDESTNLWGKNPELMYDRVLRYQDRVRNLYFTFLFVLRAVTKATDYLEQAEYDTGNHEDDLKAVSLIKQLLYNPKLQAACPLPFDEAKLWQGQSGPELKQQIQKQFRNISALMDCVGCEKCRLWGKLQVLGLGTALKILFSVEGQNHAAQSLQLQRNEVIALVNLLNRLSESVKIVHEIGPSIEKIMEKKISDPSALEFSKWRRMWKSVLALW; this comes from the exons ATGGCGAAGGATAAGAAGAGGAATGGTCAAATCagtaaagaaaagaagaagaaggggTTGGGAAGGGGATTATGGTCAGTGTGGGCTGTGATCGTGGTGTTATTTGCGACGGCGGCGGTGATGACGAGGACCGGGTCAAAGATAGCTCTGTTCGCCAACAATCAAACGTCGTGTCACTGTTCCTCTTCTTCTCAG GATTCTGTAAAGTATACGGGCATGGTTGAGGACTGTTGTTGTGATTACGAGACAGTAGACAGTGTTAATGGGGAGGTTTTACATCCTCTGTTACAACAACTTGTTACAACCCCATTTTTCCGATACTTCAAG GCTAAGCTGTGGTGTGACTGCCCCTTCTGGCCAGATGATGGTATGTGCCGGTTGCGTGATTGTAGTGTCTGTGAATGTCCAGAAAATGAATTCCCAGAGCCCTTTAAAAAGCCATTCCATATCCTTCCATCAGATGATCTAATGTGTCAAGAGGGAAAGCCAGAGGCAACTGTTGACCGCACATTGGACAAGAGAGCTTTTAGAGGCTGGATAGAGACAGATAACCCATGGACAAATGATGATGAGACTGATAATG GCGAGATGACATATGTAAATCTTTTACTAAATCCTGAGCGTTACACTGGCTATACTGGTCCATCGGCAAGGAGGATATGGGATGCTGTTTATACAGAAAATTGTCCAAAAT ATTCATCAGGGGAAATATGTCAGGAGAAAAAGGTTTTGTACAAGCTAATATCTGGTCTTCACTCGTCAATCTCCATTCACATAGCTGCTGATTATCTTCTTGATGAAAGTACAAATCTG TGGGGTAAAAATCCAGAATTGATGTATGATCGTGTTTTAAGATATCAGGATCGTGTAAGAAACTTGTACTTCACATTCCTCTTCGTTCTGCGTGCAGTGACTAAA GCTACAGATTACTTGGAGCAGGCTGAATATGATACTGGTAATCATGAAGATGACCTGAAAGCAGTGTCTTTAATTAAGCAGCTACTTTACAATCCCAAACTCCAAGCTGCATGCCCTCTGCCATTTGATGAAGCTAAGTTGTGGCAAGGTCAAAGTGGGCCTGAACTGAAGCAGCAGATTCAAAAGCAATTCAGGAATATCAG TGCATTGATGGATTGTGTCGGCTGTGAAAAATGTAGACTTTGGGGAAAACTTCAGGTTCTTGGCCTTGGTACTGCATTGAAGATCCTGTTTTCTGTCGAGGGTCAAAATCACGCAGCACAATCT CTGCAGTTGCAACGCAATGAAGTAATTGCTCTTGTAAATCTGCTCAATCGACTCTCAGAATCGGTCAAAATTGTGCATGAAATCGGCCCTTCAATCGAGAAGATCATGGAAAAGAAGATATCTGATCCTTCTGCACTTGAATTTAGCAAATGGAGAAGAATGTGGAAGTCGGTGCTTGCACTTTGGTAA
- the LOC102629390 gene encoding endoplasmic reticulum oxidoreductin-1 isoform X1, which produces MAKDKKRNGQISKEKKKKGLGRGLWSVWAVIVVLFATAAVMTRTGSKIALFANNQTSCHCSSSSQDSVKYTGMVEDCCCDYETVDSVNGEVLHPLLQQLVTTPFFRYFKAKLWCDCPFWPDDGMCRLRDCSVCECPENEFPEPFKKPFHILPSDDLMCQEGKPEATVDRTLDKRAFRGWIETDNPWTNDDETDNGEMTYVNLLLNPERYTGYTGPSARRIWDAVYTENCPKYSSGEICQEKKVLYKLISGLHSSISIHIAADYLLDESTNLWGKNPELMYDRVLRYQDRVRNLYFTFLFVLRAVTKATDYLEQAEYDTGNHEDDLKAVSLIKQLLYNPKLQAACPLPFDEAKLWQGQSGPELKQQIQKQFRNISALMDCVGCEKCRLWGKLQVLGLGTALKILFSVEGQNHAAQSQLQLQRNEVIALVNLLNRLSESVKIVHEIGPSIEKIMEKKISDPSALEFSKWRRMWKSVLALW; this is translated from the exons ATGGCGAAGGATAAGAAGAGGAATGGTCAAATCagtaaagaaaagaagaagaaggggTTGGGAAGGGGATTATGGTCAGTGTGGGCTGTGATCGTGGTGTTATTTGCGACGGCGGCGGTGATGACGAGGACCGGGTCAAAGATAGCTCTGTTCGCCAACAATCAAACGTCGTGTCACTGTTCCTCTTCTTCTCAG GATTCTGTAAAGTATACGGGCATGGTTGAGGACTGTTGTTGTGATTACGAGACAGTAGACAGTGTTAATGGGGAGGTTTTACATCCTCTGTTACAACAACTTGTTACAACCCCATTTTTCCGATACTTCAAG GCTAAGCTGTGGTGTGACTGCCCCTTCTGGCCAGATGATGGTATGTGCCGGTTGCGTGATTGTAGTGTCTGTGAATGTCCAGAAAATGAATTCCCAGAGCCCTTTAAAAAGCCATTCCATATCCTTCCATCAGATGATCTAATGTGTCAAGAGGGAAAGCCAGAGGCAACTGTTGACCGCACATTGGACAAGAGAGCTTTTAGAGGCTGGATAGAGACAGATAACCCATGGACAAATGATGATGAGACTGATAATG GCGAGATGACATATGTAAATCTTTTACTAAATCCTGAGCGTTACACTGGCTATACTGGTCCATCGGCAAGGAGGATATGGGATGCTGTTTATACAGAAAATTGTCCAAAAT ATTCATCAGGGGAAATATGTCAGGAGAAAAAGGTTTTGTACAAGCTAATATCTGGTCTTCACTCGTCAATCTCCATTCACATAGCTGCTGATTATCTTCTTGATGAAAGTACAAATCTG TGGGGTAAAAATCCAGAATTGATGTATGATCGTGTTTTAAGATATCAGGATCGTGTAAGAAACTTGTACTTCACATTCCTCTTCGTTCTGCGTGCAGTGACTAAA GCTACAGATTACTTGGAGCAGGCTGAATATGATACTGGTAATCATGAAGATGACCTGAAAGCAGTGTCTTTAATTAAGCAGCTACTTTACAATCCCAAACTCCAAGCTGCATGCCCTCTGCCATTTGATGAAGCTAAGTTGTGGCAAGGTCAAAGTGGGCCTGAACTGAAGCAGCAGATTCAAAAGCAATTCAGGAATATCAG TGCATTGATGGATTGTGTCGGCTGTGAAAAATGTAGACTTTGGGGAAAACTTCAGGTTCTTGGCCTTGGTACTGCATTGAAGATCCTGTTTTCTGTCGAGGGTCAAAATCACGCAGCACAATCT CAGCTGCAGTTGCAACGCAATGAAGTAATTGCTCTTGTAAATCTGCTCAATCGACTCTCAGAATCGGTCAAAATTGTGCATGAAATCGGCCCTTCAATCGAGAAGATCATGGAAAAGAAGATATCTGATCCTTCTGCACTTGAATTTAGCAAATGGAGAAGAATGTGGAAGTCGGTGCTTGCACTTTGGTAA
- the LOC127900615 gene encoding uncharacterized protein LOC127900615, translating into MGLNWDDEGVDVGHIEGCEEVDYENSEEEDRSLSNCESNDREHGLLSDSEDEQSFHCSKSNPNEMIEITVGQEFDNVQHFRRVLENYVIKNGFDLNRIKNEKRRFRAKCSNEGCPWFIYAALVESGTKFRIQKLNNVHECNGVLESKEASYKWIASQFEGTLKNNSKMPVKAMKDELVSNLGIKASMKKMYRAKKRAMDKLNGNYANSYQRLRDYAQLLKQRNPNTLVKMKFVSSFDKDRILALKFQRFMLSFAALKNGFINGCRRFIGLDGCHLNGLFGGMLLLAVALDANNGIFPIAVCICESECADSWKWFLAILSEWLNIENQSRVTFMTDRQKGILLGLEAY; encoded by the coding sequence atggGATTAAATTGGGATGATGAGGGAGTGGATGTTGGGCATATTGAAGGTTGTGAAGAAGTGGATTATGAAAatagtgaagaagaagatagaaGTCTTTCTAATTGTGAGTCAAATGATAGAGAGCATGGCCTGCTTTCTGATTCTGAAGATGAGCAATCATTTCATTGTTCAAAATCTAACCCTAATGAAATGATTGAAATCACTGTTGGGCAGGAGTTCGACAATGTCCAACATTTCAGAAGAGTACTTGAAAACTACGTTATTAAGAATGGGTTTGATCTTAATAGAATCAAGAATGAGAAGAGAAGGTTCAGAGCAAAGTGTTCCAATGAGGGTTGCCCATGGTTTATTTATGCAGCACTAGTAGAATCTGGGACaaaattcagaattcagaagCTGAATAATGTACATGAATGTAATGGAGTGTTAGAGAGCAAAGAGGCATCATATAAATGGATTGCCTCTCAGTTTGAGGGAACTCTTAAGAATAACTCGAAAATGCCTGTAAAGGCAATGAAAGATGAATTGGTTTCTAATTTAGGGATTAAGGCAAGCATGAAGAAAATGTATAGGGCCAAGAAAAGAGCAATGGATAAATTAAATGGGAACTATGCAAATTCTTATCAGAGGCTAAGGGATTATGCTCAATTACTCAAACAAAGAAATCCCAATACGTTAGTAAAGATGAAATTTGTGTCTAGTTTTGATAAAGATAGAATACTAGCTTTGAAGTTTCAGAGATTTATGCTTAGCTTTGCTGCTTTGAAGAATGGATTCATTAATGGATGTAGACGGTTTATTGGATTGGATGGTTGTCATTTAAATGGGCTTTTCGGAGGTATGCTATTATTAGCAGTGGCATTAGATGCAAACAATGGAATTTTTCCGATTGCCGTTTGTATTTGTGAATCAGAATGTGCTGATAGTTGGAAATGGTTTTTGGCAATATTGAGTGAGTGGTTGAACATAGAGAATCAAAGTCGAGTAACGTTTATGACAGATAGGCAAAAAGGAATATTGCTAGGTTTGGAAGCATATTGA